In a single window of the Phycisphaerae bacterium genome:
- a CDS encoding ABC transporter permease, whose protein sequence is MAICLGAWWFVTRGEPESRLLGPTVLPSPLETFKTFPTLWFDRALTRNTLVTLKRVALGFALAALIGVPVGVLCGCFSRIAALLAPLTLVGRNIPVAALIPLTFSLFGIGELQKVMFIFIACVAFVISDTAGAIADIGGQYLDTAYTLGARRRQVVLKVLVPLALPSVFNSLRVLFGLAFGYIMLAELVKFGGEAGGLGDIIITSQRRGQREHILLVLMIIPLVALALDRLIYAVQRSLFPHRYGGAGLLWKLVCVVLHGWECLKGIFWKPADVEPLPAGPGTTVGPRP, encoded by the coding sequence GTGGCCATCTGTTTGGGCGCGTGGTGGTTTGTGACGCGGGGCGAACCGGAGAGTCGCCTGCTCGGGCCGACGGTCCTGCCCAGCCCGCTGGAGACGTTCAAGACTTTTCCTACGCTGTGGTTTGACCGGGCGCTGACCCGCAATACGCTGGTCACGCTCAAGCGCGTGGCGCTCGGTTTTGCGCTGGCGGCACTGATCGGCGTGCCGGTCGGCGTGCTCTGCGGATGCTTCAGCCGGATCGCGGCGCTGCTGGCGCCGTTGACGCTGGTGGGGCGCAACATTCCCGTCGCCGCCCTGATTCCGCTCACGTTTTCGCTGTTCGGCATCGGCGAGCTGCAGAAGGTGATGTTCATCTTCATTGCGTGCGTCGCGTTCGTGATTTCTGACACCGCGGGGGCCATCGCGGACATCGGCGGCCAGTACCTCGACACCGCGTACACCCTCGGGGCCAGGCGTCGGCAGGTCGTGCTCAAGGTGCTCGTGCCGCTGGCGCTGCCGAGCGTGTTCAATTCGCTGCGCGTGCTGTTCGGGCTGGCATTTGGCTACATCATGCTCGCCGAGCTGGTGAAATTCGGCGGCGAGGCAGGCGGCCTCGGGGACATCATCATCACCTCGCAGCGCCGCGGCCAGCGTGAGCACATCCTGCTCGTACTGATGATCATTCCGCTCGTTGCGCTGGCGCTGGACCGGTTGATCTACGCCGTGCAGCGAAGCCTGTTCCCACACCGCTACGGTGGCGCCGGCCTGCTGTGGAAACTGGTGTGCGTTGTCCTGCACGGCTGGGAGTGCTTGAAAGGCATTTTCTGGAAACCCGCGGACGTCGAGCCGCTGCCGGCCGGACCCGGTACCACAGTGGGGCCACGCCCATGA
- a CDS encoding ABC transporter ATP-binding protein — translation MTTNSTQPAPAAAAPTHTVGMSQVLEHPRTAADVVRPPVVEFRNVTKTYGAGGPKPYTAIKEVTFVVEDLPNKGEFVCVLGPSGCGKSTILRLIAGLEPQHPPTSGTVHVQGAPVVAPGADRGMVFQDYTSFDHRTVLDNVAFGLECRGVPRRPRYELARWWIRRVGLRAADEGKYPHELSGGMRQRVAIARTLILRPRIILMDEPFGALDPQTRMHMQDLLVALWREVQATVFFVTHSIEEAVFLGDRAYVMSNSPGTILRELVIEPADRPVKEMRRQARFHETVGYLRDLISELEEGH, via the coding sequence ATGACCACGAATTCCACCCAGCCCGCGCCCGCCGCCGCGGCGCCCACCCACACCGTCGGCATGAGCCAGGTCCTGGAGCATCCGCGCACCGCGGCAGATGTCGTCCGGCCTCCGGTGGTGGAGTTCCGCAACGTCACGAAGACCTATGGCGCCGGCGGCCCCAAGCCCTACACCGCGATCAAGGAGGTGACCTTCGTCGTCGAGGACTTGCCGAACAAGGGCGAGTTTGTCTGCGTACTGGGGCCGAGCGGCTGCGGGAAGAGCACGATCCTGCGGCTGATTGCCGGTTTGGAGCCGCAGCATCCGCCGACGAGCGGCACGGTGCACGTCCAGGGTGCGCCGGTCGTGGCGCCGGGGGCGGACCGGGGCATGGTGTTTCAGGACTACACCAGCTTTGACCACCGCACGGTGCTGGACAACGTGGCCTTCGGTCTGGAATGCCGGGGCGTGCCGCGCCGGCCGCGCTACGAGCTGGCCCGCTGGTGGATTCGGCGGGTCGGGCTGCGCGCCGCCGACGAGGGCAAGTACCCGCACGAGCTGTCCGGGGGCATGCGTCAGCGCGTAGCGATCGCCCGCACGCTGATTCTCCGGCCGCGCATCATCCTGATGGACGAGCCCTTCGGGGCGCTGGACCCGCAGACCCGGATGCACATGCAGGACCTGCTGGTGGCGCTGTGGCGGGAAGTGCAGGCCACGGTGTTCTTTGTCACGCACTCGATCGAAGAGGCCGTTTTTCTTGGCGATCGGGCCTACGTCATGAGCAATTCGCCGGGTACCATCTTGCGCGAGCTGGTGATCGAGCCGGCCGACCGGCCGGTCAAGGAGATGCGCCGCCAGGCGCGCTTCCACGAGACGGTCGGCTACCTGCGCGATCTGATCAGCGAGTTGGAGGAAGGCCACTGA